Below is a window of Leuconostoc gasicomitatum LMG 18811 DNA.
TAACCAATCCTTTAAATCGTTTGTATCCTGCAGCAATCGCACTAAAAATAGCCGTTCTTTCTGCACAATTTGTTAAGCCAAACGATACATTTTCAATATTAACACCTTTAAATATTGTATCATTGTCTGTTAATAACGCTGCACCCACCGGAAAATGTGAATAAGGTGTATACGTTTGATTAAGTGCCTCAAGTGCCACTTTAACTAACTGTTGTGGCGCCGTTGTCATTTTTATTTCTACTTGCTCATTATTCATGATCACGCCATCCTATTCATCAGATCTTTTGACTCAGTAGTATACACTATTTATTACTTATTATAAAACAATAATAACCGTATTACTTACTTGATTAATAATGATTCCAATTGATTCAATCGTGTCTCAAACACATCGAATGCCTGCTTTAAATAATCTGCTTGACTCATATCCACGCCAGCTTTCAAAATCACATTCAACGGATAGTCCGATGAACCAGCTTTTAAGTATGCCTTATAATCTTCTGCGCCATCATTTTTAATGATACGTTCTGCTAATGTGGTTGCTGCCGCTTCACCTGTTGCGTATTGGTAAACATAGTAATTATAATAAAAATGTGGTATTCGTGTCCATTCATATGCAATTTCTTCATCTGGAAACAAATCTGGTCCATAATATTTTTGGTTAAGTTCACTATAATATGTGCTCATTTGGTCAGCAGTCAAAGCGACACCCGCTGCACTTTGCTCATGAATCCAATTTTCAAATTCCGCAAACTGCGTCTGACGAAAGACAGTCCCTTTAAAACCATCAAGATATTGATTCAAAACATACGCTTGGAATTTAGGATCACTATTTGTTTTTAGTAAATAATTTGTTAGTAAACTTTCATTAGTTGTCGAAGCAATTTCTGCTAAGAAAATTGGATAGTCACCATAATGATAGTCCTGATTATGTCGTGTTAAATAAGAATGAACAGAATGACCCATTTCATGAGCCAATGTATAAACATTGTTCAAATTATTTTGCCAGTTTAACAAAATAAAAGGATTTGTATCATAAGTACCACTCGAATATGCTCCTGAACGTTTCCCTTTGTTTTCAACAACATCAATCCAGCGTTCGTCAAATGCTTTTTTGACAATTTCAAGATAATCTTGACCTAATGGTGCTAACGCAGCTAACACAATTTCTTGTGCCTTTTCATATGTAACATCAAAATCAACTTCATCCACCAATGGCACATACAAATCATAACTATGCACATCTGTTACGCCTAAAATTCTTTTACGCAATGATACAAAGCGATGTAACAATGGTAAATTAGCCGTTACCGTCTGACTTAGCGTATCAAAAACAGTCGTTGGGACGTTGTGTGGCAAGATAGCTGCTTCGCGCGCTGAATTATAATGTCGCACTTTAGCTAAAAAGTTATGTCCTTTAATGTGAGATGATAAAGTTGAAGCAAATGTGTTTTGCAAACCGATGTAACTGTCATATAATGTTTCAAATGCTTCACGGCGTAAATCTCGTGACTTTGATTCCAGTAACAAACTAAATAGCCCATTGGTCAAGGCTACAGTCTCACCAGATTCCGTATGTACATCCCCAAAAGTTATATCTGAATTATCAAGCGCACCAAATGTGTTCTCTGATGCATTAAAAATATCACCTACACCAGCTAATAATTTTTCTTGTTCCGCATCTAACGTGTGTGGCTTTAAAGCACGCAATGTTTCAAATAAATGTGCATACTGTTGTAAACCATCAGTCATTAAGTAAGCTGTCAATTTATCATCTGGTATGTTTAAAACTTCTGGTTGAAAATAGGCTGTTGCTTGACTTACTTCAGCCCAAAGTGCTTGTACGCGTGAATTGAAAGCCGCATACGACTGATTTGTTGTGTCTTGATCATAAATTTGATGTGCATATACATACACTTTTTCCAATTCCCGTTCTATTTTCAAATCTGCCTCTAAAGCAGACTGTAACAATGCAGCTGAATCGCCAACATGTCCAACAAAACGACTCAACATTTCCGCTTCCTGTTTAACAGCAGCAAAAGCGAGTTCCCAATCATTATCAGAATCAAAAATTGTAGACAGATCCCACGTAAGATCTTCAGGTACTTCATTGCGTAATAGTTGTGCCATAATATTAACGTTCAGTTATCGTTTTTAAATAATCCTCACCTTTGCAAACGATAACTGATACTTCTCCTCTACATGATATAATATCTTATTTTATCACTAATTTCTCACTTTACCTAGTTTTTCTTGTATCGATTCATACCATACGGGAACTTGTATCACTAGTATGTATTGCTCTTTTTGGACAATATATTTTTGTTGTACAAGTTCCTTTAAAAGACTCATTGATTGCTGCTTTTTAAAGTCTCTATCACCTAAAACATAATTATTTAATTTAGCTAAAAAAACATCTTGACGCACAACGTTTCCTAAGCCTATGTACTCAATAAGTAATAAAGATAGCATGCGCCAATGCCAATTAGGAATAGATAGACCAAAATGCCAACCTTGATGAATCCAAAGTGGTGCATTAAGCAGTAATCGTTGACGTTGATAAAGATAACACACTATTTTTTCATCTATACGTTTTTGAATCAGCAAGCTTTGTAACTTATAAATTTGCTTTTTAATATTAACATGTGACCTACCATCGCTTGTAACTGTTTCAAATAAATGATGACTATATTTTTCTGTGTAACTGACACGTTCAAAATCGTATTTTTTGAAATTTGTACGATGAATAAACTTTTTAATGTTTGGTAAATAAAACGTTAAATTCCCCTGCACTAAAAATTTTAAAATTGTTGTTTGAATCATATTTTTAACATAGTAGTCGTTGCCTAAAATCCAAATAACATGAATATTTTGACTTTTATACCCTGCATTACGCTGATCAAGTTTATGTTGCGAAATTGGACTGCATTGATATTCAATTGCTATTTGTTGATGCCCACGTTGCATTAAAAGATCAGGTCGTTGGTGAATTTTTGGTATCACTGCTTCAATTTTAATATCACCGAAATGTTGTAAGTATATCGCCAATTGTAATTTCCCTGCTAAATGCTGTGTTGTTTCATTTTCTGAAAATGTTGCACAAGTAGCTTTTGCATAATGAGCGAAATGTTTTTGTTTGATGTCACCACTTTTGAGTACAACCCTTTCTTTGCAACCAGGGCATACAAATTGTTGATTTTTAATCGCATCAGCTGCCTTGACATATTTTTGATTATCATTAAGTGCTATGATCATAAAAAGCGCCTCCAATTCATCATACGAATCGGTGACGCTTTGTTCACAATTACTTCAATTTCTTTTCTACCCAATTACTTAACCAAGTTAATAGTGTGATGACGATTAAATAGATCACAGCAATAATTGCCCACACTCTGAATCCTTGAGAATTGCGAGCAACGATCAATGTGCCAGTTTGAGTCAACTCTAGTAAACCAATGGCTGATAAAATTGACGTATCTTTTAACGTGATAATAAATTGATTGATAAAACTTGGTACCATAATACGTAGTCCTTGTGGCATGATAACGCGACGCATAGCACTACCGTATGGTAAACCAAGTGAACGCGCAGCCTCCATTTGACCCCGATTAACTGCTTCAAATCCACCACGTACAAAAGCACCAGTATAGGCACCCTCGTTTAAAATTAAAGTAATAATTCCTGCTGTAAATGCTGGAATTTTAACACCGGTCACACCTGGCAAACCAATATAAATAAAGAATGCCAACACCATTAACGGTAACCCACGGAAAATATAAATAATGGTTGTAGAGATAGTACGAACCCATCTGTATTCACTGACACCTAAAATTCCTAATAACACACCCCAAACTGAGGCTAAAATGATGGCTATGACCGTGAGTTCAAGGGTTTGCCATAAGCCTTTTAATAAAGCAGCCCGATTTGATGTCATAATGCCCCATATAGAGCTATTATCTTTCTTGTTACCAGAGAAAGTTGCTTGGCTAGCACCGAGGTATTTCGCTACAATTTTATCATATGTGCCATCTTTTTTGATAGCAGCAAAACCACGGTTAAATGAAGCCAATAATATTTTATTTTTGCCTTTTTCAACGGCAAATCCATATGAACCGGCGTTGCCTGGCTTATTAGCATTCATCACCTTTAAAGCCATGCCATTTTTGATAGCATACTGAATCACTGGCATATCCTCAAATGTTGCCGCCGAGTTGCCAACGACAACATCGTTGTACATGGTATCTGTATCATTAAAGTATTTCACTTTAAAACCATACTCTGTCTGCAGAGACTTGCCATACTCTGAAGCGGCTGTCCCAGTTTTCAAAGCAACTGTTTGACCCTTTAAATCACTTAATGATTTAATTTTACTGTTTTTTCCAACAATCCATGCAACGCCAGTTTTGTAATAAGGTGTTGAAAAATCATAAACTTCTTTACGTTCGGGCGTGATTGACATACCCGCGATAATACCATCAGCTTGCCCGTTAGAAACAAGTTGGGCCGCAGAATTATAGCTCATGGGCCGCATAGTATACGTAAAGTTTTCTCTCTTGGCAATAACTTTCATAGTATCTTGCTCTATGCCAACATAGTTACTATTTTTGTCTTGAAAAGTAAACGGCGCATAAGTTGCATCAGTCGTAATTGTATAATGCGGCTCAGCTGCATTAACTGTTGATACAAATGCAAACGATGAAACAAGTGTTGCCAACCCTAGTAAACATTTTTTAAACATTTTATGATATCCTCCCATATCTCACAAAAAAGTCGACCATATGGTCGGCTTTTTTATCTATCTTAACACCATTTCATTTATGCATGCATGACTTTACTTAAGAACTCTTGTAATCGTTCATTTTTTGGTGCATTAAAGATTTGTTCAGGCACGCCAGATTCTTGAATTTTACCTGCTTCGAAGAACACAACGCGGTCTGCTACTTGCTTAGCAAATCCCATTTCATGTGTAACGATAATCATTGTCATACCAGACTCAGCCAAATTCTTCATCACCTCCAACACATCACCCACCATTTCGGGATCCAATGCTGAAGTAGGTTCGTCAAAGAGCATCACATCTGGTTCCATTGCCAAAGCACGAGCAATGGCAATGCGTTGCTTTTGACCACCAGATAGTGAACTCACTGATACATCAGCTTTATCAACCAAATCCACTGTTTTAAGGAGTTCACGTGCTTTTTTCTCTGCAGCAACTTTATCCAATTTGCCAAGTTCCACAGGTGCTAACATAATGTTTTCCAGCACAGTATAATTATTAAACAAATTAAAATTCTGAAATACCATACCTATATTTTCACGCACTTTATTGATATCAGTGGCTTTTTCAGAAATATCAAAACCATCAACTACAATTGTGCCATTATCTGGTGTTTCTAATTGATTTAACATACGTAGAAACGTTGATTTTCCAGATCCTGAAGGACCAATCATAACTACCACTTCATTTTCAGCGATGTCTAACGAAATATCACGTAGCACATGGTTTTCACCATATGACTTATTGACTTTTTCAACATGTACTTTTACTTTTTTTTGTGTTTCGCTCATCATGCACGTGTCCTCTTTTCTACCCAATTACTCAACCATGTCAGCAAAGTAATCACAATTAAGTATATCACAGCCACAATTGCCCACACTCTAAATCCTTGTGAGTTACGAGAAACAATCAAAGAACCCGTTTGTGTTAACTCTAAAATACCAATCGCTGATAAAATAGAAGTGTCTTTCAACGTGATAATAAACTGATTAATAAAACTTGGTATCATGATTTTTAAGCCTTGTGGCACAACTACCTTACGCATAGACTTAGCATAAGACAATCCGAGAGATCTTGATGCCTCCATTTGTCCACGATCCACCGCCGCAAATCCACCTCGAACAAAAGCAGCAGTATAAGCACCTTCGTTTAAGACCAATGTTAACAATCCAGCAGTAAACGCTGGAATTTTCATGCCAATCACACTAGGTAAACCAATATAGATAAAGAATGCTAATACCATTAAAGGTAAGCCACGGAAAATATATATGATCGTTGTTGATAGACTCCGTAAAATTGAATTTTGACTGACACCCATGATGCCAAGTAAAATTCCCCAAACAGACGCCAAGATAATTGCTAAAACAGTCAGAAGCATAGTCTGCCACAAACCTTTTAAGAAAGCACCATCATTAGCTTTTAGTATACCAAGCACAGAACTATTGTCTTGTTTGCTGCCAGTAAATGTTGTCGCACTAGCACCTAAATATTTTGCAACAATTTTATCATACGTACCATCTTTTTTTATCTCTGCAAAACCGCGATTAAAATCCGCTAGTAACTGCGTATTTTTACCTTTTTGAACACCAAAACCATACCACCCAGCTTGAATTGGTGATTTTGAATTCATAACCTTCAATTGTGTGCCATTTTTTACAGCGTATTGAATAACGGGCAAATCACCAAAAGTTGCTTGTGCGTTCCCATTAATCACATCATTGTACAATGTATCAGAATCATTAAAATAAGTGACTTTGAAACCATATTTTTTTTGTACTGACAGCGCATAGTCGGCCCCTGAGGTACCTGTTTTCAAAGCAACAGTCTGTCCTTTTAAATCACTTAATGACTTAATATTTGATTCTTTTTTGACAGCCCAGCCAATACCTGATCGATAATATGGTGTGCCAAAATCAAATACCGCTTTACGTTCATCTGTAATCGACATTCCAGCAATGACACCATCAGCCTGTCCAGAAGATACTGACTGTGTCGCAGCATTAAAGCTCATAGGCTTTAACGTATAAGTAAACCCTTGCCGTTTAGCAATGGTTTTCAAAATTTCTTGATCAATACCTGTATATTGATTATTTTTATCTTGAAAATCAAATGGTGGATACGTCGCATCTGTTGTAATAATGTAATTTGGCGTTTGAGCCGCATTGATATTATTACTCGTAACAAGAAACGTCATTAATGCTAGCAGACCAACAATTAAACTTTTTACTATTTTTTTCATAATAACTCCATTTTACCAAAAAATATGTGATGACAAGTAATCTTATGTTAGGTTTTTTAACACACTTATTATTTTACTAATGACCCATTATAACAATGTGACCACCTTCTAATATAAAAAACACTTCGCAGATTAACCGTTAGCACTGGTTAATCTGCGAAGTGTGCCAATATCTCATTGCCTTTTATACTAAGCTTACTTTAATTATTATTTATGGATGTACTGGTACTTTAATGTCACCTGCAATAATTTTCTTTTGTGCCGATTGCACTGCTGACCATACGTTGTCTGAAGCTGAATCCTTAGCCAAAGCCACGCCCTTCTCTTTTAGACCGTATGTGATTGTTTTGCCACCTGGGAAATTACCCTTACGGCCATCATTTGAAAGTGATTCAACTGCATGATCCACACGTTTAACCGCTGAAACAAGTGTAAAGTTTGACTTTTCGTTGTTTTTAGCCGTATAAGCCCCGTCCTGCTTTTGATCCATATCAACACCAATCACCCAAATCTTATGGTCGGAATCAGCTGTCAACTTTTGATTATTAGCTTTTGCCTCAGAGAAAACACCTGACCCTGTGCCACCAGCTGCTTGGAAAATAACATCCGCACCACCAGCTACCATTGATGCAGCGATTGTTTTTCCTTTAGCAGCATCAGTAAATGAATCAGCATACTGTGATACGATTTTAATATTTGGGTCTGTTGCTGCAACACCAGCTTTAAATCCTGCTTCAAAGGTATCGATGATATCGCCATGAATACCACCAATAAAACCAACTGTTTTTGATTTTGTTTGTTTAGCCGCTGCAACACCAGCTAAATATGATGACTGTTCAGACTTGAACATTAACGAAGCCACATTCTTGTCAGGAATCACTGAGTCTATGATCGCAAAATTTGTCTTTGGGTTAGCTTTGGCAACCGTATTCATTGCCGGTGCCGCTGCAAAACCAACACCGTATACTAATTTATAGCCACCTTTGACTGCTGTTTGTAAATTTGTTTTAATATCTGATGTATCAGTACTTTGAAAATAATTAAATCCTTTTGTGCCTTGTTTGAGATTGTTATCTTTACCATACGCCTTTAAACCAGACCATGCTGATTGGTTAAAAGAGCGGTCATCTACACCACCACCATCAGTCACTAAGGCAACTGTGTAGTTGTTCTTACCCATTGACTGTGAACCACTACCTCGTGTCGCAGCGTAAATACCACCACCAACAACTGCGACTGCAATAATACCAATACCAATTTGTGCTGAACGTTGCATAATTAAAAATGTGTGTAAGTACCCAAAATCGACTTACACCTCTCCTCTCAAAAAGTTATATACTCATTATGCGTCATTTTCTCTTTGAAACCATGATAAAATGATTAAAATTTAGCAAAAAAGGCGAACTTTATATTTTTATTTAATTTTTCGTTCGTATTTTAAAACTTTTTATTAAATATGGTTCGGATTTTGGTAAAATAATCATATGACATATCACATCACACATACAATTGAACCATGGATGCCAGCAGGCGCCTTAAAAGCAAAATCGGATTATGCGACAATTGCGGTCGCTTTAGGTTGGCATAAATTACCCTTAATGCGCTATAACGATGCACGTTTCTCTAATGAGACGCGCTTACAAAAAATTTCCGAATGGTTAACAGATGTTAAACCAAAAGATCTTGTTCTTCATCAATTTCCAACTTATATGAGCGCTGAATTTGAACGTCAATTTGTCCATACGTTAAAACACCTCAATGTTTGTCGTGCTATTGTAATTCATGACATTGAACCCTTGAGATTGGTTAAGCAAGATGCTTGGGAATATCAGATTTTAAACCAATATGATTTTATTATTGTCCATTCCAAAGACATGAAAAATCAGTTACAAGCCAATGGTGTAAAAGCCGCCTTTATTGTGCAACCGTTATTTGACTATCTCAGTCAGCCACGCCCAACTGCTTTATTTAGCCGTAATATAAACTTTGCTGGCACTTTTCAAAAATCTCCTTGGTTACAGAGTTACACTGGTCCAAACTTAACTCTCTTTGGTTCAAAACCAAAAAAATGGCAAAACATTGATTTTTCAACACATATCAATTATCAAGGTAATTTTGATCCCGAAGAAATTGTTAACCACCTGACTGATGGTTATGGTCTCATCTGGGATAGTGATTTCGATGATAAAACTTATCAAACCTACACACGTTATAATACACCTCACAAGGCTAGCTTATACCTACGCGCAGGCTTGCCATTAATTGCTTGGTCTCAAAGTGCTATCGGACAATTTATTGTCAATCACAAACTAGGTTTTGTCATTAATAATTTAACTGATCTCAATCTAAAATTACATGCGATAAATGAGGCACAATATCAATTATGGCAGACTAATATACAAATAATTGCTGATCATGTGGGTCGCGGTGACTACACGAAAAATACATTGCTTCGACTCAGTGCATACCAAAAAGATCATTACTTATCTAAGTAATGATCTTTTTATTTAGAGGTAATAACCGGAGTCGAACCGGCGATGACGGTTTTGCAGACCGTTGCCTTACCACTTGGCTATATTACCATTATTAAAAACTATTGTAACAATAATGAACTTACAAACAGCGAATAACATTAAATAAATCATCTGTTATTTTTTTCATTACAACAACATTTACAATTATATGTGAAAATGATTCAAATTACAAATACTTTGTTACTTTGAATCATTTTCCATGACATCGCCAGCGACAATTTCAATATTTGGCGTCACTGTACCATCTGATAACCAAACAGGTGTATGTGTTTTCGGATCCCACCACCCCTTAACATTCACACGTTTATCAAGCATCAAATCAGTACCATATGGTAAATCTAGCACATTAATTAGACTAGGTTCAATAGCTAGGGCCGTTTCAATTACCAGTGGCATGAAATTTTCAGAATTTTCGTTCCATTGCGCCGTGTCGTTATCAGCAAATAGCAGCCATCCTGAATCTTGTGATGTTGTGGGCGCCAATTCTCGGTATATCCAACGTAAATTACCAGTGCCATCTATCAAATGCTTTGAAGCCAATACAACAGCTTCAGGCTGATTAAATACTGAGCGCATAAGTCATCTCCCTAGCATGTTCAAAAACATGTTTTCTTTCAACAAGAACTACTCTAATTATATCTCATAACTTATTGATTACAAAATAACAAATTTTTAACCTAATTTATTTTCCAATAAAATTTGTGTCATATTCGTATCCATTTCAGGGGTGCGACGCCATTCTTCCCAGCCATCATACTCTAATGGTAATAATTGGTAATGGTCATTGATATAGTTTTCCAATTTTTCAACAGATGACGAACGTGCAATATTCATTTTTAAAATACGAACACGTTTGATGTACCCATGCTCAGCAGCATACTCTGAGCGACCATTATGTGTAATATTTCCGAGTTCAAAGTAAATCGAATCATCATTGCGTGTGATTTCTTCTATGAGATTAAATGTCTCTTTCATGTTTGATTCTCACTTTCTGCTGCTTAACGTTGGTACGTACAATGAACCAACTGGCAATCCAAATACTCAATAAAATCCCAAGCATACCAAGTAACATTGTTACAATTTCTGTCATCAATAATTTGGCATTTACAAACATTGCAATTGGATAGCGTAGGCGAACAAACCAAATAAGTAGCGGTATGTTGGCACCCAACACCCCAAAAAACAGAGTATTAATCGCGGTTCCTAAAATCTGGCCACCGATAATACGTGAATGCGCATACAAACTAGTACTGGTCATATCAGGTGATCGTTCAATTACTTCATTTAGATCTGCCGAAATTGCCATGGCTGCTTCTGCAACAGCACCTAACACTGAAATCACCATCACAACCATGGCGATGTTGTTAAATGATAATCCCACAGTCAAAGATAATCCTTCTAGTTCTTCTGAATTTTCCGTTGTAAACCCTTGAAATTGGCCAAAATATTGTAATATAATTGATAAGGCCATTAAAATAGCCACAACAATAATACTCGTTTTAAAAGCTGTATTGGTTACTTCAATATTATCTGAACCTAGGTAAATAGCAACTGCCAAAATAATAACACTGATAATAGCTGTTACAATATAAGCATTAAATTGCCAATTAATCAAAATAATTAAAATAAAGATAGCAAAAAAATTGCATACTAGTCCCAAAAAAGCTTTGACGCCCTGAATGTGACCGACAATAATCATTAATACAAACAATATAATAACAAGAATTCCGATTGCATTCATAGTTTGGTCACCTTTCTTGCCATGATCCAACCAACTAAAGCGCTCGTAACTGGCACTGCCAAAACAATACCAATACCCGAAATCACTGTTTGTAATATCCCTAAATTCATAGTTTGGTCCATAATATAAGTCCAGTTATTACCGTTACGCAACATTAAAAACACCATTGGCATCGTTTCCGCAATAAATATCATAAACAACACATTAATCAGTGTCCCCATAATTTCACGACCTACAGACATACCAGCATGCCAGTAATCGCTAAAATGACGTGTTATTCCTTCCCGGCGCATACCAAATTGCATCGCCACAATATCTGCCGCTTCATCCATCACAGCTCCCAGTACGCCGATAATCGTTTGAGCCATAAACAGTGTCACTGGCACCTGTGTGACATAAGACATTGTTTCAAAATGGACACCGGCATTATTAGTTAAACGTAAAACACAAAGCAACAAGCCGATGGTTAACGTTGTTGTCAACAACGTTGTCAGTAACGTAATGCCCATTTGCAACGTTTTACCTAATACCAAAGCCAAACTAGCCGTTGCAAACAATATCGCTAGTACGCTAAATAGCAGTAAAACATTTGCATCTTTACTGTGCACATTAATAAAAAGCGCGAACCCAAATAATAAGATATTAATCACTAAACTAAACATTAGCCAGCTTGTTGCTCGCCATTTACTATAAATGAGCAATAAACCAACTAATAAAGTGGCAACCGCACCAACTACTGCATCGCGTTTTAATGATAAAATATGCTTAGTGGCACCAATATTTTCTAATAATAATTGGTCTCCAACACGATATTTATTGGAAATAACCTGTGATTGTGCATAGCTGTTACTCACGTAGATAGTTTTTTTAGCATGATTTAACAATTTAACGGTTAGTTTTTGTGTCATAATAAAGTCTGAATTTTGATGTTCATCCGTTATTTTTTGCGTTTCTTTCTCACTAACTCTTGTGACTTGACCAACTGGATTAGTGTACAAAAACGCATCATGTCGCAAAAATAACCAAGCCATCGCAACTATCATGAGTACCAACCAATATTTTTTTGTTTTCTTAATAAACGTCAATTTTCCAACCGTCGATTTTTGCCATTAACCTCTATTAATCGTGCCAAAAATTTAATACGCTGCATCAAACGTGCAGCCTTCCCTGTATCACGATCGTCACGTGTTTCGGATAAATAGGTGGTCATTTCATTCATATCAAAGTTAGATGTCATAAATGTCGTTAGTTCATTTTGCATGCGATATTCCAAAATAACCCCCAAAATATCATCACGAATCCACATACTTAAATTTTCAGCACCTAAATCATCCAAAATTAATACAGTCGTTGTTTTAGTTTGCATAATGAGTTTTTCTCTCACATCGCTGTTTTTACCAATTGTATTCTTTAAATCAACCGCAAAAGAAGGAAAATGAACAAGCATGACATCAATATTATTAGCCGCTAACGCATTTGCTAAAGCGCCCATTAAATAGGTTTTTCCTACGCCAAATTCACCATATACATATAATCCTTGCACATACGCATCATCTTTTTTAAGCAATTGTGTCAAAATATCTACAATTGCCGTCACCACATTTGCACGACCAGAATCAACTACAATTGTCTGCAAATCAGCATCACGAATAGCCTTTGGCATCTTGTAAGATGTCAATTTTTCAGCCTGCATTAACTGTTTTTGTGTACTTTCATCAGCAACGTAACGAACATGCGGGTACCCCTTTTCAATCGCTAATTGTGGATAATACCCAGGATATAGTGACTTTTCCCCACGTGAAATACGTTCTTTTTGCTGCACAAATTCATGTAGGTCCATCATCTTTAATTGGAAAGCGTCTTGGCGTAATTTTGTTTGATTTTCGGCCCAAAAATGGCGAACATCTTCGTCATTAGCAATTTGTTTCACGACTTCAGCCAGTGAGGTTTCTTCAATTTTAGAATATTTTTGTTGCAATTGTTTTAGTATTTCTGATAAGTTTTGCATATTAGTTTTTCGTCTTTATATTTTTCAACTTTGCCAAAGCAGCAGCAGCTTCGTCATTATTAGCATTCGTCTCTACTTTGGCTTTAGTTTGCGGTGGGTTCGCATTTGCTTTAACAAATTTTGGTGTCGTCTTTTCCGACTTTTGACTACGACTAAATCGTTTTTCTTGTCTCGCTTGATTGGCTTTCTGCCGTTGCTGAATTTGTATTAATGCTTTTTCTGGTGAATCAACACGATTTTGAGTCCAAGAATCAGCAATCGTCGTGACTAATGCGGCTTTTAAACTATCGTTTTGTAAGCCAATCAAAACATAATGCACTAAAATATTGACAACTGACATAGATAATGTACTCTGTGAAATGAGATAATCGACTAAGTCACGTTCATTTTTTAACACAAGCCCATTTTTTAAGGTTGTCTTTACATAACCCAAAAAATCTTGTGCATTCGTTGTACTGGCAATTTCAATTAACGCCCGTGCCTCAGTGTTTTTTATTTCTGGTACAGTTACCTTGGGTTCAGACTGTTTGTCAACAGTTTCTATCGCCACTTTTCGTGTTATT
It encodes the following:
- a CDS encoding cytidine deaminase; this encodes MTTAPQQLVKVALEALNQTYTPYSHFPVGAALLTDNDTIFKGVNIENVSFGLTNCAERTAIFSAIAAGYKRFKGLVIAGRTDEPIAPCGACRQVMVEFFEPDMPIWLINDAGKEIKTTIAALMPGSFNALK
- the pepF gene encoding oligoendopeptidase F, which codes for MAQLLRNEVPEDLTWDLSTIFDSDNDWELAFAAVKQEAEMLSRFVGHVGDSAALLQSALEADLKIERELEKVYVYAHQIYDQDTTNQSYAAFNSRVQALWAEVSQATAYFQPEVLNIPDDKLTAYLMTDGLQQYAHLFETLRALKPHTLDAEQEKLLAGVGDIFNASENTFGALDNSDITFGDVHTESGETVALTNGLFSLLLESKSRDLRREAFETLYDSYIGLQNTFASTLSSHIKGHNFLAKVRHYNSAREAAILPHNVPTTVFDTLSQTVTANLPLLHRFVSLRKRILGVTDVHSYDLYVPLVDEVDFDVTYEKAQEIVLAALAPLGQDYLEIVKKAFDERWIDVVENKGKRSGAYSSGTYDTNPFILLNWQNNLNNVYTLAHEMGHSVHSYLTRHNQDYHYGDYPIFLAEIASTTNESLLTNYLLKTNSDPKFQAYVLNQYLDGFKGTVFRQTQFAEFENWIHEQSAAGVALTADQMSTYYSELNQKYYGPDLFPDEEIAYEWTRIPHFYYNYYVYQYATGEAAATTLAERIIKNDGAEDYKAYLKAGSSDYPLNVILKAGVDMSQADYLKQAFDVFETRLNQLESLLIK
- a CDS encoding competence protein CoiA; amino-acid sequence: MIIALNDNQKYVKAADAIKNQQFVCPGCKERVVLKSGDIKQKHFAHYAKATCATFSENETTQHLAGKLQLAIYLQHFGDIKIEAVIPKIHQRPDLLMQRGHQQIAIEYQCSPISQHKLDQRNAGYKSQNIHVIWILGNDYYVKNMIQTTILKFLVQGNLTFYLPNIKKFIHRTNFKKYDFERVSYTEKYSHHLFETVTSDGRSHVNIKKQIYKLQSLLIQKRIDEKIVCYLYQRQRLLLNAPLWIHQGWHFGLSIPNWHWRMLSLLLIEYIGLGNVVRQDVFLAKLNNYVLGDRDFKKQQSMSLLKELVQQKYIVQKEQYILVIQVPVWYESIQEKLGKVRN
- a CDS encoding ABC transporter substrate-binding protein/permease, which gives rise to MFKKCLLGLATLVSSFAFVSTVNAAEPHYTITTDATYAPFTFQDKNSNYVGIEQDTMKVIAKRENFTYTMRPMSYNSAAQLVSNGQADGIIAGMSITPERKEVYDFSTPYYKTGVAWIVGKNSKIKSLSDLKGQTVALKTGTAASEYGKSLQTEYGFKVKYFNDTDTMYNDVVVGNSAATFEDMPVIQYAIKNGMALKVMNANKPGNAGSYGFAVEKGKNKILLASFNRGFAAIKKDGTYDKIVAKYLGASQATFSGNKKDNSSIWGIMTSNRAALLKGLWQTLELTVIAIILASVWGVLLGILGVSEYRWVRTISTTIIYIFRGLPLMVLAFFIYIGLPGVTGVKIPAFTAGIITLILNEGAYTGAFVRGGFEAVNRGQMEAARSLGLPYGSAMRRVIMPQGLRIMVPSFINQFIITLKDTSILSAIGLLELTQTGTLIVARNSQGFRVWAIIAVIYLIVITLLTWLSNWVEKKLK
- a CDS encoding amino acid ABC transporter ATP-binding protein, giving the protein MSETQKKVKVHVEKVNKSYGENHVLRDISLDIAENEVVVMIGPSGSGKSTFLRMLNQLETPDNGTIVVDGFDISEKATDINKVRENIGMVFQNFNLFNNYTVLENIMLAPVELGKLDKVAAEKKARELLKTVDLVDKADVSVSSLSGGQKQRIAIARALAMEPDVMLFDEPTSALDPEMVGDVLEVMKNLAESGMTMIIVTHEMGFAKQVADRVVFFEAGKIQESGVPEQIFNAPKNERLQEFLSKVMHA